GTTACCCGCGCACAAATTAAGTGCGAATCAGCATAGCAGATAGTTCTTATTAGACTAATTAAACCAGACAATAAAAACGATAAAGAATATTAATTACCAGCTTGCTGATTCACCAGAGGCTTACTCGCCTTCAGGCTGGCTAGGAGCAGCTTCAGCAATCAGCTCTTTAAGCTCGCCACTGGCAGCCATTTCTACAACGATGTCACAACCGCCAATCAACTCACCTTTTACCCACAACTGCGGGAACGTTGGCCAGTTAGCGTATTTTGGCAGCTCTGAACGGATTTCCGGGTTTTCCAGAATGTTTACGAAAGCAAAACGCTCGCCACACTCCATAACCGCTTCAACAGTACGGGAAGAAAAACCACACTGAGGGAAACGGGGCGTGCCCTTCATGTATAGCAGAATATCATTAGATTCAATCTGCTCTTTAATGGTATCAACGACGCTCATAAGTACACCTTTAAACCTGTCAAAACTTTCGCCCGTTTCTGCGGGGGCGTTAAAAAAAACGCAAGCCTACCATAAACCCGAGTGTTTTACTCAAGAAATAATTCAGCCACCTGCCTGCTCCAAATGAGCAGTCCACTATCCTAATCTGTGTCTTTATAAAACATTGTGACGCTGATCAATAAATTCAAGCCTGAATCCCCTGCCCGAACAGATAAATTGCAGCAAAGATTGCTAAACTAGCGACGATTGAATAGACTTTTCCGTTTTTTCCACGCCGAGACTTCTTCTTTTATTGGCGATGGGTACATGTCGCAAAGAGGGACTTTATGTCTACACAGCCCATAATGAACACTTATGCACGCCTGTCCGTGGCCTTTGATCATGGCGAAGGCTCATGGCTGTATGATACAGATGGCCATAAATATCTGGACGCACTGAGCGGTATTGCCGTTTGTGGCCTGGGTCACGCACACCCGGCTGTCACCACTGCGATCAGCGAACAGGCCAGTCAGCTTATTCATACATCAAACCTGTACACGATTCCGAATCAGGAACGTCTGGCCCGCCGTCTGACACAAATCTCCGGCATGGACAGCGTTTTCTTCGGCAACTCGGGT
The DNA window shown above is from Aliamphritea ceti and carries:
- the grxD gene encoding Grx4 family monothiol glutaredoxin, translated to MSVVDTIKEQIESNDILLYMKGTPRFPQCGFSSRTVEAVMECGERFAFVNILENPEIRSELPKYANWPTFPQLWVKGELIGGCDIVVEMAASGELKELIAEAAPSQPEGE